The DNA window TTGCCGTGGCCGCCGCCCCGGGCGTGCGGGCGCACATACAGGTCCTCCAGGTAGACACCGTGGGTGCCGCGCCAGGTGGAGAAGTTGCGGAACCAGAGCGCGAATCCGACCGGCTCGCCGCTGGTGTCGTCCACCGCCATGTGCGCGAAGACGGTGGGGTGCTCCCCGAAGAGCGCTTCACGCAGCTGCGCCTCGGTGGCCTCGGCCTCGTGCAGGGCCTTCTCGTACTCCGCAAGCTCGCGGATCATGGTGTGGATCGAGGGGACGTCGTCAACGGTGGCGGGGCGGATCATGCCTGCGAGCGTACTGGGCGGCCCGGCGGGCGGGCCAGCGTCTTCGGTACGGCTCAGACCAGCCGCCGGTCGGTGTAACACCAGCGCCAGGACTCGCCCGGCTCATAGGAGCGCATCACCGCATGGCCGGACCGCTCGAAGTGCTCGGTGGCGTGCCGGTCCGGCGAGGAGTCGCAGCAGGCGACATTGCCGCACACCAGGCACTTGCGCAGCTGCACCGGGTCCTGGCCGGTCTCGTCGCAGCGCAGGCAGCTCTCCCCGGAGGCCGGGGGCTCGACCTCGGGGAGCTTCTCCGTGTGGGCGCAACCGGACACTCCGAACACGCCTGCCAGGCTACCGCCGCCGCCCGTCGCCCGCTCCGCGCGCCGACCCCCGTCCACCGGCCCGCTGTGCTTCTGTGTCCTGCGATAGCCCCCACCCGTCCCTTTCCAACCACTACCGTGGACCCGCGCCCATGACCAGCGTCACCCACTCCAGCACCGCCACCGACCTGCTGCTGCTCGTCGCCGGAAGCACCGCGGTGGCCGGCGTCGCCCGTGGGCTGCGCACCTCCGCGCCGCTGCTGCTGGTGGCGGTGGGCCTGGCGGCGTCGTACCTGCCGGGCATCCCCGCGTACACCCTGGACCCGCATCTGGTGCTGCCGCTGGTGCTGCCTCCGCTGCTGTACACCGCCGCGCTGGACAGCTCCTTCCTGGGCCTGCGGGCCAACCTCCGCCCGGTGGCGATGCTCTCGGTCGGCTATGTGCTCTTCTGCACCCTGCTGGTCGGGCTGGCCGCATACGCCCTGGTGCCCGGGCTGCCGCTGGCCGCCGCCTTCGTACTCGGCGCCGTGGTCGCCCCGCCCGACGCCGTCGCGGCCACCGCGGTCGCCCGGCGGGTCGGGCTGCCCCGGGTGCTGGTGACCATCCTCCAGGGCGAGAGCCTGGTCAACGACGCCACCGCGATCACCGCCTATCGGGTGGCGGTGGCCGCCGCCGTGGGAGAGGGGTTCTCCTGGGGCACCGCCGTCGGCCACTTCCTGCTGGCCGCGCTGGGCGGCACCGCCGTGGGGCTGGCGATGATGGTGCCGTTGCAGTGGATCCGGGCCCGGCTGGCCAGCCCGCTGCTGCTCAACACCTTCTCGCTGCTGGTGCCGTTCGCCGCCTATGCCGCCGCCGAGGCGTTCGAGGCGTCCGGTGTGATCGCGGTGGTCGTGGTGGGCCTCTACCTCGGCCACCGGGCCCACGCCGTGGACTTCGCCACCCGGCTCCAGGAGGAGGCGGTGTGGCGGATGGTGTCCTTCGTCCTGGAGTCCAGCGTCTTCGCGCTGATCGGCCTTCAACTGCGGCGCATCCTGGCCGACCTCGTCGGCTACAACGCGGCGCAGCTGATGCTCTGGGCCGCCGCGATCCTCGGCGTGGTCATCGTCGGACGGTTCGTCTGGACCTACCCCGCCACCTATCTGCCCTCGCTGGTCGGCCGACTCGTCCACCGGCGCCCCCGAGGCCCGGCCCCGCCGTGGACCGCCACCTTCGTCATCGCCTGGGCCGGGATGCGCGGCGTGGTCTCGCTGGCCGTCGCCTTCTCCGTACCGGCCACCGTGGAGAGCGGCGCCCCCTTCCCCGGCCGGGAGCTCATCCTCTACCTCACCTTCACGGTGGTGGTCGGCACCCTGCTGCTCCAGGGCCTCACCCTGCCGACCCTGGTACGGGTGCTGCGGCTGCCCCGGCCGGACCCGCAGCAGCTGATCCTCACCGAGGCGCAGGCCCAGAGCGACGCCTCACGGGCCGCCCTGGAACACCTGGACGCCCTCCTCGCCGACGACCGCAACCGACTGCCGCAAGCCCTGGAAGCCCGGCTCCGCCGCGTCCTCGACCGCCGCCAGAACGCCGTCTGGGAACGCCTCGGAGCCGTCCACCACGAGACCGGCGAGTCCGCCGACGCCACCTACCAGCGCCTCAGCCGCGAGACCATCGAAGCCGAGCGCCAAGCCTTCGTCCGCCTCCGCGACCAGGGCCGCATCGACGACGAACTCCTCCGCCACCTCGTCCGCCGCCTCGACTTCGAAGAAGCCATGGTCAACCGCGGCGAGGAGTGACCCGGGCGGGGATCGGGGGTGGAAGACGGCCGCACCCGGGCCGTGGGGGCTCCGGGTGCGGGTCGGTGGTGCGGTGGGAGAGGTCAGGCCTTCTTGGTCTCCCAGAAGATCTTGTCGATCTCGGCGATCAGGTCCAGCAGGGCCTGGCCGGTGGCCGGGTCGTTGGACGCCTTGGCGGCGCTGGCGGCCTTGAGGGCGTCGTTGAAGAGCTGGTGGAGCTGGGGGTACTTCTCGAAGTGCGGGGCCTTGAAGTAGTCGCTCCAGAGCACCGAGAGGTGGTGCTTGGCGAGCTCGGCCCGCTGCTCCTTGATGATGATGGCCCGGGTGCGGAAGCTGGCGTCCTCATTGGCCTGGTACTTGTCCTGGACGGCCTTCACGGACTCGGCCTCGATCCGGGCCTGGGCCGGGTCGTACACGCCGCACGGCAGATCGCAGTGAGCGTGGACGGTGACCCGCGGTGCAAACAGACGAGAGAGCATGGGAGTCCTTCCTCCGTGATCGTCTTCCCGGTGCGAGATTACCCCGCATCCGGTCCCGTTTCGCGCCGGGCCCCGGGGTCCTAGGGCAAAAGTCCGAGTGTGGGCGGACGAGTGGCGGACCGGCGGCGGACGAGCGGCGGGCGCGGCTGCGTGGCGGGCGGGCGTGTGCGGGATGCTGGGGTCTGGACGAGACGTCTGGGACCGGGTAGGTGTGAGGCATGGCGCTGAAGCGGCAGCAGGGCGGCGACCCGTACGGGGCGGGCCCCGGAGTGCTGGAGGAGGAGCCCGAGGGAGGCCGGGGGCTGGCCCCGCTCGGGGTGGTGGACGTCGCGGGCCCCTCGATGCTGCCCACGCTCCGCGACGGCGACCGACTGCTGGTGCGCTACGGCGCACCGCTGCGGCCCGGCGCCGTGGTGGTGGCCAGGCACCCGCTGCGGCAGAACCTGCTGCTGGTCAAGCGGGCCGTGGAGCGCCGCCGCGACGGCTGGTGGCTGCTGTCGGACAACTCCTTTGTCGAGGGCGACAGCCGTGACTTCGGCGCCGTCCCGGACGAGTTGGTGCTCGGCCGGGTGCTGCTGCGGCTCCGCCCGAACCCCGTCTGGCTGGCGCCCGCCTGCTGGCTGGAGCGGCTGCTGCGCCGCCGGCCGCTGGGGAGGGTGCCGGGGCTGGCGGCCCGGTTCGGGGTCTTCACCCGGGTCAGCCCGGAGATGTGACCGTCCGCTCGGCGGTGGACGCCGACTCCTGGCGCTTGCGGGCGCGGTAGGCGGCCACATTGGCCCGGGTCGCGCAGCGGTCGGAGCAGTAGCGCCGGGAGCGGTTGGTCGAGGTGTCCAGGTACGCGTTGCGGCAGGGCGCGGCCTGGCAGATGCCGAGCCGGTCGGGGCCCAGCTCGGTGAGGTGGATGGCGACGCCCATGGCGGCCAGCGCGGCGTAGTTGGCGGTGGCGGTGGCGGCGTTGTCGGCGAGGTGCAGGTGCCAGCGGGGGCGGCCCTCCTCGTCCAGGTAGTCGTGCCCGGAGACCACGGGGCTGACCGGGTACTCGACCAGCAGGCTGTTGAGCAGGTCCACGGCGCGTACCTGCTCGCCCTCGGAGGCGGCTTCGAAGACGGCGCGCAGCCTGGCCCGTACGGCGCGCAGCCGGGGTACGTCGGACTCCTCCGCCTGGTTCGCGGCGCGGGTGGTGGCGCCGAAGAGGTGCCGTACGGCGTCGAGTGAGGTGAGTTCGTCGGTGCCGCGTGCGGGCTCCTCGCTGTTCACCAGGCGCACGGCATACTCGGCGTAAGAGGCCAGTTCCACTTGCGGTCCTTACTCTTCGCTGTCTAGCATCGGTAATGCCCCGAACCATCACCAGGGTATTACCTGACGGCGGAGACCGGAGGAGGCCATCATGACGCGTACGACCGAGCCCATGACGGACGAGCGGCAGTACTGGGCGGACTGGCAGCGCAGCTGGGACCGGCAGCAGGAGTGGTACCTCCCGGACCGGGAGGAGCGGTTCCGGGTGATGCTGGACATGGTCGAGGCGGTGGCCGGTACCGAGCCCCGGGTCCTCGACCTGGCCTGCGGCACCGGCTCCATCAGCGAGCGGCTGCTGCGGCGGCTCCCGGCGGCGGTCAGCGTGGGCGTGGACCAGGACCCGGCGCTGCTGGCGATCGGCCGGGGCCACTTCGCCCGCGAACCCCGCATCACCTTCGCCGTCGCCGACCTCAAGGACCCCGACTGGACCGCGCACCTCCCGGCCGGGCCGTACGACGCCGTGGTGACCGCCACCGCGCTGCACTGGCTGCCCACCACCGACCTGCTCCGCCTCTACGGCGACCTGGCAGGGCTGCTCCGGCCCGGCGGGGTCTTCCTCAACGCCGACCACATGCCCGAGCCCGGCACCCCGCTGCTCAACGCGGCCGACCAGCGGCACCAGCAGGCCCGCCAGCAGCGCGAACTGGCCGAGGGCGTGCTCGACTGGCCGTCGTGGTGGAGTGCGGCCGCCGCCGACCCGCTCCTCGCCGACCAGGTGGCGGCCCGTACCGCCCTCTACGGCGACCACGCCGACGGCGACATCCACCCGGCCGGCTGGCACGCCGACCGGCTGCGCGAGGCCGGCTTCACCGAGGTCGGTACGGTCTGGCGCTCGGTGCAGGACGCGCTGGTCGCGGCCATCCGGTAGGCCCCCCGGGATATGGAGCGGCGCCGGTGCCCGGTCTCCCGGGCCCCGGCGCCGCTCCGTACTGCCCTCAGAGCACCTTGGAGAGGAACGCCTTGGTGCGGTCGTGCTGCGGATTGGTCAGCACCTCGCGCGGGTGGCCGGACTCGACCACCACACCGCCGTCCATGAAGACCAGCGCATCGCCGACCTCGCGGGCGAAACCCATCTCATGGGTGACCACGACCATGGTCATGCCGTCCTCGGCGAGCTGCCGCATCACATCCAGGACGTCGCCGACCAGCTCGGGGTCCAGCGCGGAGGTGGGCTCGTCGAAGAGCATCAGCTTGGGTTCCATCGCCAGCGCGCGGGCGATGGCGACCCGCTGCTGCTGCCCGCCGGAGAGCTGGGACGGGTAGTTCCTGGCCTTGTCGCCGAGGCCGACCCGCTCCAGCAGCTGCCCGGCCCGCTCCCGGGCGTCGGCCTTGCTCTGCCCCTTGACCCGTACCGGGGCCTCCATGACGTTCTCGATCGCCGTCATATGCGGGAAGAGGTTGAACCGCTGGAAGACCATGCCGATGTCGCGCCGCTGGAACGCCACCTCGCGCTCGCCCAGCTCGTGCAGCTTCTCGCCCTTCTGGCGGTAGCCGACGAGGTCGCCGTCCACCCAGAGGCGGCCGGCGTTGATCTTCTCCAGGTGGTTGATGCAGCGCAGGAAGGTGGACTTGCCGGAGCCGGACGGCCCGATCAGGCAGAACACCTCGCCGCGCTTCACCTCCAGGTCGATGCCCTTGAGCACCTCCACGGGCCCATAGGACTTGTGGACGCCCTCGGCCTTGACCATCGGGCGGTCGGGGTCCGGGTCGGGGACGGCCTCCTGGGCGGCGGCCGGCTTGGTCAGGTCGGTCACGAGAGCTCCCCTCCGGCACCGGTACCGGCGCCTGCCGAGGCGGTCCCGCCCCGCACGGTGCCGCCGCGGACGGTCCCGCCCCGGACGCTGAGCAGCAGGCCGCGGATGCGCTGCAACGGGGTCGGCGGCAGGGTGCGGTTGGCGCCGCGCGCATAGTGGCGCTCGACGTAGTACTGGCCGATGGTGAGGATCGAGGTCAGGAAGAGGTACCAGAGGCTGACCACGATCAGCAGCGGGATGTTCTGGTAGTTGCGGGAGTAGATGAGCTGTCCGGTCTGGAACAGCTCCTCCAGCGCCAGCACGCTGACCAGCGAGGTGGTCTTCAGCATCGAGATGGTCTCGTTGCCGGTCGGCGGGATGATGACCCGCATGGCCTGCGGCAGGACGATCCGCCGCATGGTCTGGAAGCGGCTCATGCCCAGCGCCTGCGCGGCCTCGCTCTGCCCCTCGTCCACCGAGGTGATGCCGGCCCGGACGATCTCGGCCATATAGGCGGCCTCGTTGAGACCGAGGCCGAGCAGCGCGGCGGTGAAGGTCGGGATCAGCGTGTTGGTGTTCTCCGACCAGAACGCGGGGCCGAAGGGGATGCCGATCGAGAGCGTCGGCCAGATCGCGCCGAGGAAGCCCCAGACGACCAGCTGGACCAGGACCGGGGTGCCACGGAAGACCCAGATGAAGAGCCAGGCGCCGGAGGAGAGCAGCGGGTTGCGCGAGATGCGCATGATCGCGAGCAGGATGCCGCCGACCACGCCCATGACCATCGAGAGCGCGGTGAGTTCCAGGGTGACCAGCAGGCCCCGCAGGATGCTGCTGTCGAACAGGTACTGCCCGACGACGTTCCACTTGAAGTTGGGGTTGTAGAAGAAGGCGTGCAGCAGCATGGCCGCGAGCACCGCGACCACCACCGCGCCCGCCCAGCGTCCGGGGTGCCGGACCGGGACGGCCTTGATGGGCTCGGGCCGTCCGGTCGCCACCGCAGCCGTGTCAGGAGCGTTCACGTCTCTGCCTCGGTCCGCCGCCGTCAGCTGGTGGCACCGTTGATGACGGAGGTGTCGATCGCGCCCGCCTCGACGCCCCACTTCTGGAGGATCTGCTTGTAGGTGCCGTCGGCCATCAGGGCTTCGAGCGCGCCCTGGATCGCCTTGCCGAGCGGCGAGCCCTTGGCCACCACGATGCCGTACGGGGCGGTGTCGTAGGTCTCGCCGATCTTCTCCAGCTGGCCGTTGGACTGCTTGATGGCGTAGTCGACGACCGGGGAGTCGGCCATCATGACCTGGTCGCGCCCGCTGAACAGGGCGGTGTTGACGTCCGTCTGAAGGTCGTACTTGTGGCCGTCGTTGGGGATGGTCGGCTTGCCGGCCTTCTTGCAGGCCGGGTTTCGCGTGTCCTTGATCTCGTCGGCCTGGACGGTGCCGGTCTGCACCGCGACCTTCTTGCCGCAGAGGTCGTCAGGGTTGATCTTGTCGGGGTTGCCTGCCTTCACCGCGACCGAGGTGCCGGCGGAGAAGTAGGTGACCATGTCGACCTCCTGCTCCCGCTGCTTGCTGTCGGTGAAGGAGGACATGCCGACGTTGAACTTGTTGGACGCGATGCCCGGGATGATCGCGGTGAACTTGGAGTTCTGCACCTCGGCCTTGAGCCCCAGCTTCGCCGCGATGGCCTCGGCCAGATCGACGTCCATGCCGACGATGTTGCCCTTGTCGTCCTTGAACTCATTGGGCGCGTAGGAGGCGTCGGACCCGACGACCAGCTTGCCGCTGCTCTTGACGTCGGCCGGCAGCAGGGAGGCCAGCGAGTTGTCCGGGGCGGCGGAGTTCACCGAGACCGACGGGTTGGGCGCGCTGCCCGTGCTGGAGCCGTCGCTGCCACAGGCGGTCAGGGTCAGGGAGCCGGCCGCCAGCACCGCACCGGTCGCGAACAGGCGGTGGCGGAGGGAGCGTGCAGTCATGTGGTTGATCCTCCTGATGGGAGAGGTCTTCTCAGCGTGTGCGCCGTAGCGGAGCGCGCCGTAGCGCGCCGGGTCGTGCGGTGGTGCTGTGGAGTGCACGCCGTTGTGCGAGCCGTGCCGCGACCAGTGATGGCGGCATCCTGCCACTTCACGGGCGGGGTGGGGGGCGTGAGCAGATCAAAATCGGATAACGGGGGACGAAGCCCGGCCGGTGGCGCCGGAGCGCGGCGGATCAGCCGCCGTTGACCACCGCGTTCTGGACGGCGCCGCCGCTGAGGTTCCAGTCGGCGAGGATCTTGTCGTACTCGCCGCTCATGATGACGGCGTCCACGGCCTTGGCCACCGCGTCACGCAGCGCCGTGTTGTCCTTGCGTACCGCGATGCCGTACGGGGCGGGCTGCATCTGCGGACCGGCCACCTCGAAGGCGTTGCCGTTCCCGACCGTCTTGGCGTTGTACGCCGCCACCGGGAAGTCATTCAGGTCGGCCACCACATTCCCGGCCTTGAGCTGGGCGAGCGCCTGGTCGTCGGTGCCGAACTTCATCACTGTGAGTGGTTTGCCCGCACTCTTGCAGGGCACCTGCTGACGGCTCGCGATGGTGTCCTGGGTGGTCTCCTTCTGCAGGGCGATGGTCTTCCCGCAGAGGTCGTTGAGGTCGGTGATGTTCTCCGGATTGCCCTTGGCCACCAGGATCGAGGTGCCCGCGATGAAGTAGTCGACGAAGTCGACGCCCTCGTCGCCCTCCTTCCGCACTCCCAGCGAGTCGGTGCCCTCGCGGCGCTCCCGGGTGTCCGACATCGCCGACATCACCAGGTCGATGTCTCCCGCCTGGAGCTCCGGGATCAGCTTCTCGAACGCCACGTTCTGGAACTCGACCCGCACCCCGAGCTGCCTGCCCACCGCCGCCGCGATGTCGGGGTCCAGGCCGACGGCCTTGCCGTCGCTGCCCTTGGACTCGACCGGGGCGTAGTTGATGTCCGAGCCGATCTTCAGCACACCGGCCTTGAGGACGGCTTCGGGCAGCTGGTCGTGGAGCGAGAGCTTCTCGCTGCGGCCGGAGGACGCGCATCCGGTCAGCAGCAGCGCGCCTGCCACGAAGGCGGCGCAGTTCGCGGCGGTCCGCCGGCGTATCGGGCGTGCGGTCATTCAGGGGCCTCCTGCGGTAGCGGGGTCGCCATGGTTGCCGCCCGGCCGGGGCGCGATGGCGCCTCCGACGTCGTGGGGAAGGACCGCCAGGCTGCACTTCGTCGTGCAGGCGGTGCGCAACCGGCGACAAAAGTGGATCCTCCCATCCCGCTCTGCCGACCTGTGACCCGGTATGTCAAAATCGGTGAACGGGTGACCCCCGTAGCAGCAAGCAGGCCGCCGGATCGGGACCGATCCGGGGTGTACGGGACCGGAAGTCAACGACGCCGACTCTGGATCCCAGGCACCACGCACCTCTCCGCGCCCGCTCGCTCGCCCTGTTCCGCGGCGCCCTTCGCGAGTGCACGTTCCGGCCGTCGCCGCGGTACCCGCTTCCCCGGTCCCGTCCGCTGTCCCCGGTGGACGGCCCGCCCGGTGTCGGCACCGCCCGAAGGCGAGGCCGCCGCAAGGGTGACGGCCGCGCCGCCCGGGCGAACAGGCGCAGGTGCAGCGCCTTTCGCCGCTCTAGGCTCGGCTGCGACGCCGACGACGACGCCGACCCGGAAGAACCCCAGCTCAGCAACCCTCACCCCGACCGAAGACGAAGAGGTCATCGTGGCAGCGGAGATCATCCATCCCCATACGGCGGACACCGACGACCCCATCGACCCGGCCTTCGCGCTTCACCGCGGCGGCAAGATGGAGGTGCGCGCGACGGTGCCGGTGCGCGACGCGGACGAGCTGTCCCTCGCCTACACCCCCGGCGTCGCCCGGGTCTGCACCGCCATCGCCGAGCAGCCCGACCTGGTGCACGACTACACCTGGAAGTCCTCCACGGTGGCCGTGGTCACCGACGGGACCGCCGTGCTGGGCCTCGGCGACATCGGCCCCGAGGCGTCGCTGCCCGTGATGGAGGGCAAGGCGATCCTGTTCAAGCAGTTCGGCGGCGTCGACGCGGTCCCGCTGGCGCTGGACTGCACCGATGTGGACGAGCTGGTGGAGACCGTCGTCAGGCTGGCTCCCTCGTTCGGCGGTATCAACCTGGAGGACATCTCCGCGCCGCGCTGCTTCGAGGTGGAGCGGCGGTTGCAGGACCGCCTGGACATCCCGGTCTTCCACGACGACCAGCACGGCACCGCCATCGTCACCCTGGCGGCCCTGTGGAACGCCGCCAAGGTCACCGGCCGGGAGATCGGCGAGCTGCGGGCGGTGATCAGCGGCGCGGGCGCGGCCGGTGTCGCCATCGCCAAGATCCTGCTGGAGGCCGGCATCGGCGATGTCGCGGTCTGCGACCGCAAGGGCGTCGTGCACGAGGGCCGCGACGACCTCACCCCGGTCAAGCGGATGGCCGCCGAACTCACCAACAAGGCGCGGCTCACCGGAACGCTGGCGGACGCGCTGGACGGCGCCGATGTCTTCGTCGGCGTCTCCGGCGGCACCGTGCCCGAGGAGGCGGTGGCGCGGATGGCCGAAAACTGCCTGATCTTCGCGATGGCCAACCCCACCCCGGAGATCCACCCCGAGGTCGCCCACCGGTACGCCGCGGTGGTGGCCACCGGCCGCTCCGACTTCCCCAACCAGATCAACAATGTGCTGGCCTTCCCCGGCATCTTCGCGGGCGCCCTCCAGGTGCGGGCCTCCCGGATCACCGAGGGCATGAAGCTGGCGGCGGCCCAGGCGCTGGCCGCCGTGGTCGAGGACGAGCTGTCGCCCACCCGGGTGATCCCCAGCCCGTTCGACGAGCGGGTGGCCCCGGCGGTCACCCGGGCGGTCGCCGAGGCCGCGCGGCGCGAGGGCGTCGCCCGGCGCTAAGCGGGGTGGCCCGGACGGCCGGGGCGGTGGACCAGGCGGTGGATCTCACACCGTGGCGTGGTTCCCCGCCCCGGCCGCCGCGGTTAGGGTCCCGACCATGTTCGCTGCCTACGCCGCACACATCGATCCTGACGACCCGTTGAGCGGGCTGGAACTGGGCGAGCGCCCGGAGCCGGAGGCACGGCCGGGCTGGAGCGTGGTCACGGTCAAGGCCGCCACGCTCAACCACCACGACCTCTGGTCGCTGCGCGGGGTCGGCCTGCCGCAGGAGCGGCTGCCGATGATCCTGGGGTGCGACGCCGCCGGGGTCGACGAGCACGGCAACGAGGTGGTCATCCACTCGGTGGTCGGCCAGTCCGGCCACGGCGTGGGACCGGACGAGCCCCGCTCCATCCTCACCGAGCGCTACCAGGGCACCTTGGCCGAGCGGGTCGCGGTGCCCACCTGGAACCTGCTGCCCAAGCCGAAGGAACTCACCTTCGAGCAGGCCGCCTGCCTGCCCACCGCCTGGCTGACGGCCTACCGCATGCTCTTCACCAACGCCGGGGTCAAGCCCGGCGACACCGTCCTGGTCCAGGGCGCCGGCGGCGGCGTGGCAACCGCCCTGATCGTCCTGGGCAAGGCCGCCGGCCTGCGGGTCTGGGCCACCAGCCGGGACGAGGCCAAGCGGGCCCGGGCGCTCGACCTGGGCGCCGACGCCGCCTTCCCCAGCGGCGCTCGGCTGCCGGAGCGGGTGGACGCGGTACTGGAGACGGTGGGCGCCGCCACCTGGTCCCACTCGGTCAAGTCCCTGCGTCCTGGCGGCACCATCGTCATCTCCGGCGCCACCTCCGGCCCCAACCCGCCCAGCGCCGAACTCACCCGGATCTTCTTCCTGGAACTGCGCGTCGTCGGCTCCACCATGGGCACCAAAGAGGAACTGTCCGGCCTCCTCGCCCTCTGCGCCCACTCCGCCGTCCGCCCCGTCATCGACTCCGTCCTCCCCCTCTCCGACGCCCGCGCCGCCTTCACCCGCCTGGCCGAAGGCGACGTCTTCGGCAAGGTCGTCCTGACCCCCTGAAACCCGGCGTCCCCCCTTCGCCAGGTGGCCCCTGGTCGGGTCGCGGGCCCGGATCCGGCGGCTACGCCCGGGTGGTGCGGCTGAAGCCGAGGCAGGTCAGCCCTTCGGACCGGCACAGCCTGTCGGAGGGGCCGCCGACCTCGGTCTGGAGGAGCTGGTAGGCGGCGCCGTGGGACTGGCCCCAGTGCATCGCGGCCCGCCACAGGACGCGGCCCAGGCCCTGCCCTCGGGCCTCCGGCAGGACGGCGAAGTACTGGGGCAGCAGCTGGGGGCAGCCGATCGCGTCAGGGCGTACCTCCATGGGGCCGATCGCACCCACGATGCGGTCCGCGACGACGGCGGCGAGGACCGGGCCGCACCGGTCGGCCTGCATCCGGGCGTGGAGGAAGGCCAGGCCATCGGCGGCCATGGCCTCGGCGAATGGAGCGAAGGTCCCCTGGACGACGGCCGGCCAGTCGGTGACGGGGCGGACCGGGCCCTTCGGGTCGGGGCAGAGGCGGGCGGTGAAGTCCTGGAGCTGGATGCGGGTACCGCGTGGGGAACCGGTCTCGGGGCCGAGCGGGCGCACGACCCTCGCGTTGCCCGCGTCGTGCACGGCTGCGAGTTTCGCGGCCAGTTCGGCGGCTTGGTCAACGACGCCGTCACGGTGCCCGTAGGCGAAGACCTTGACGGTGCCGCGTCCGCGCCGAGTCAGGGTGGGGATGAGGGTGTGGTCGGGTCGGTGAACCACGTCG is part of the Peterkaempfera bronchialis genome and encodes:
- a CDS encoding NAD(P)-dependent malic enzyme; translation: MAAEIIHPHTADTDDPIDPAFALHRGGKMEVRATVPVRDADELSLAYTPGVARVCTAIAEQPDLVHDYTWKSSTVAVVTDGTAVLGLGDIGPEASLPVMEGKAILFKQFGGVDAVPLALDCTDVDELVETVVRLAPSFGGINLEDISAPRCFEVERRLQDRLDIPVFHDDQHGTAIVTLAALWNAAKVTGREIGELRAVISGAGAAGVAIAKILLEAGIGDVAVCDRKGVVHEGRDDLTPVKRMAAELTNKARLTGTLADALDGADVFVGVSGGTVPEEAVARMAENCLIFAMANPTPEIHPEVAHRYAAVVATGRSDFPNQINNVLAFPGIFAGALQVRASRITEGMKLAAAQALAAVVEDELSPTRVIPSPFDERVAPAVTRAVAEAARREGVARR
- a CDS encoding zinc-binding dehydrogenase — translated: MFAAYAAHIDPDDPLSGLELGERPEPEARPGWSVVTVKAATLNHHDLWSLRGVGLPQERLPMILGCDAAGVDEHGNEVVIHSVVGQSGHGVGPDEPRSILTERYQGTLAERVAVPTWNLLPKPKELTFEQAACLPTAWLTAYRMLFTNAGVKPGDTVLVQGAGGGVATALIVLGKAAGLRVWATSRDEAKRARALDLGADAAFPSGARLPERVDAVLETVGAATWSHSVKSLRPGGTIVISGATSGPNPPSAELTRIFFLELRVVGSTMGTKEELSGLLALCAHSAVRPVIDSVLPLSDARAAFTRLAEGDVFGKVVLTP
- a CDS encoding GNAT family N-acetyltransferase; this translates as MFFRWDWLRPALTAPIVPTLGPVHPHVLTVDLFEDTLRAAVTDRSFLHYDKDRRWSSEKDETVLRRDVVHRPDHTLIPTLTRRGRGTVKVFAYGHRDGVVDQAAELAAKLAAVHDAGNARVVRPLGPETGSPRGTRIQLQDFTARLCPDPKGPVRPVTDWPAVVQGTFAPFAEAMAADGLAFLHARMQADRCGPVLAAVVADRIVGAIGPMEVRPDAIGCPQLLPQYFAVLPEARGQGLGRVLWRAAMHWGQSHGAAYQLLQTEVGGPSDRLCRSEGLTCLGFSRTTRA